The following proteins come from a genomic window of Streptomyces sp. GS7:
- a CDS encoding sensor histidine kinase yields MARGKLRIYLGAAPGVGKTYSMLSEAHRRMERGTDVVVAFVEHHGRPRTEVMLHGLEQIQRRELEYRGTAFTEMDVDAVLERRPAVALVDELAHTNVPGSRNSKRWQDVEELLEAGITVISTVNIQHLESLGDVVESITGVRQRETVPDEIVRRADQIELVDMSPQAIRRRMAHGNIYKSDKVDAALSNYFRPGNLTALRELALLWVADRVDEYLQEYRAEHSIRSTWQARERIAVGLTGGPEGRTLIRRAARMAAKGSGSEVLAVYIARSDGLTSASPKELAVQRKLVEDLGGTFHHVIGDDIPSALLEFARGVNATQIVLGSSRRKAWQYIFGPGVGATVARDSGPDLDVHIVTHEEVAKGRGLPVPRGARLGRARIIAGWLVGVGGPVLLSLLLTKISNGPGLANDVLLFLFLTVVAALLGGQLPALASAAVGSLLLNFYFTPPVHTLTINDPKNIVAIAIFFAVAVSVASVVDLAARRTHQAARLRAESEILSFLAGSVLRGETTLNALLERVRETFGMDTVSLLERSSDVDPWTCAGRAGGNDTTPPLLRPEDADVDMPVGDHMAMALTGRVLPAEDRRVLAAFAAQAAVVLDRQRLVGEAERARELAEGNRIRTALLAAVSHDLRTPLAGIKASVTSLRSDDVAWSDEDEAELLAGIEAGADRLDHLVGNLLDMSRLQTGTVTPLIREIDLDEVVPMALGGVPEGSVSLDIPEELPMVAVDPGLLERSVANLVENAVKYSPDGEVVLVSASALGDRVELRIADRGPGVPDSAKDRIFEPFQRYGDAPRGAGVGLGLAVARGFAEAIGGTLAAEDTPGGGMTMVLTLRAAPGGPPVRPDLPAQATT; encoded by the coding sequence ATGGCACGCGGCAAGCTACGGATATATCTCGGCGCGGCACCGGGCGTCGGCAAGACGTACTCGATGCTGTCCGAGGCGCACCGGCGTATGGAGCGCGGTACGGACGTCGTCGTGGCGTTCGTCGAGCACCACGGCCGGCCCCGCACCGAGGTCATGCTCCACGGGCTGGAGCAGATCCAGCGCCGTGAGCTGGAGTACCGGGGCACGGCGTTCACCGAAATGGACGTGGACGCGGTCCTGGAACGCAGGCCGGCCGTGGCGCTGGTCGACGAGCTGGCGCACACCAACGTCCCCGGGTCCCGCAACAGCAAGCGCTGGCAGGACGTCGAGGAGCTGCTGGAAGCCGGGATCACGGTGATCTCGACGGTGAACATCCAGCATCTGGAGTCGCTCGGGGATGTCGTCGAGTCGATAACGGGTGTCCGCCAGCGGGAGACGGTGCCGGACGAGATCGTCCGGCGGGCCGACCAGATCGAGTTGGTCGACATGTCGCCCCAGGCCATCCGGCGGCGGATGGCGCACGGCAACATCTACAAGTCGGACAAGGTCGACGCCGCGCTGTCCAACTACTTCCGGCCGGGCAACCTCACGGCGCTGCGCGAGCTGGCGCTGCTGTGGGTCGCGGACCGGGTCGACGAATACCTGCAGGAGTACCGGGCGGAGCACTCGATCCGCTCGACCTGGCAGGCGCGCGAGCGGATCGCGGTGGGGCTGACGGGCGGTCCGGAGGGGCGTACGCTCATCCGCCGCGCCGCGCGGATGGCCGCCAAGGGCTCGGGCAGCGAGGTGCTCGCCGTCTACATCGCCCGCAGTGACGGGCTGACATCGGCCTCGCCCAAGGAGCTCGCCGTCCAGCGCAAGCTGGTGGAGGATCTTGGCGGGACGTTTCACCATGTCATCGGCGACGACATACCGAGCGCGCTGCTGGAGTTCGCGCGCGGGGTGAACGCCACCCAGATCGTGCTGGGGTCGAGCCGTCGCAAGGCGTGGCAGTACATCTTCGGACCGGGTGTCGGGGCGACCGTCGCCCGCGATTCCGGGCCCGATCTCGACGTTCACATCGTCACCCACGAAGAGGTCGCCAAGGGCCGCGGGCTGCCGGTGCCGCGCGGTGCCCGGCTGGGGCGGGCGCGGATCATCGCCGGATGGCTGGTCGGCGTGGGCGGCCCGGTGCTGCTGTCGCTGCTGCTCACCAAGATCTCCAACGGTCCGGGGCTGGCCAACGACGTCCTGCTGTTCCTCTTCCTGACCGTCGTCGCCGCGCTGCTGGGCGGGCAGCTGCCGGCGCTGGCGTCGGCGGCCGTGGGCTCGCTGCTGCTGAACTTCTACTTCACCCCGCCCGTCCACACCCTGACGATCAACGACCCGAAGAACATCGTCGCCATCGCGATCTTCTTCGCCGTGGCGGTGTCCGTGGCGTCGGTGGTCGATCTCGCCGCCCGGCGCACCCATCAGGCCGCGCGGTTGCGCGCCGAGTCGGAGATCCTGTCGTTCCTGGCGGGCAGTGTGCTGCGCGGTGAGACCACGCTGAACGCCCTGCTGGAACGCGTCCGGGAGACGTTCGGGATGGACACGGTCTCGCTGCTGGAGCGCAGCAGCGATGTCGACCCGTGGACGTGTGCGGGCCGCGCGGGCGGCAACGACACCACGCCGCCGCTGCTGCGACCCGAGGACGCGGATGTCGACATGCCGGTGGGAGACCACATGGCGATGGCGCTGACCGGCCGGGTGCTGCCCGCCGAGGACCGCCGGGTGCTGGCCGCGTTCGCCGCGCAGGCCGCCGTCGTACTGGACCGGCAGCGGCTGGTCGGCGAGGCGGAGCGGGCCCGGGAGCTCGCCGAGGGCAACCGGATCCGGACGGCGCTGCTGGCCGCGGTCAGCCACGATCTGCGCACGCCGCTGGCCGGCATCAAGGCGTCGGTCACCTCGCTGCGCTCCGACGACGTCGCCTGGTCCGACGAGGACGAGGCGGAGCTCCTGGCCGGAATCGAGGCGGGTGCCGACCGGCTGGACCACCTGGTGGGCAACCTCCTGGACATGTCCCGCCTCCAGACCGGCACGGTCACCCCGCTGATCCGCGAGATCGACCTCGACGAGGTGGTCCCGATGGCGCTCGGCGGAGTACCGGAAGGCAGCGTCAGCCTCGACATCCCGGAGGAGCTGCCGATGGTCGCGGTCGACCCGGGCCTGCTGGAGCGCTCGGTCGCCAACCTCGTCGAGAACGCCGTCAAGTACAGCCCGGACGGCGAGGTGGTGCTGGTTTCGGCCAGTGCGCTCGGCGACCGGGTGGAGCTGCGGATAGCGGACCGGGGGCCGGGTGTCCCGGACAGCGCCAAGGACCGGATCTTCGAGCCGTTCCAGCGGTACGGTGACGCCCCGCGCGGCGCCGGAGTGGGCCTGGGGCTGGCCGTGGCGCGCGGTTTCGCGGAGGCGATCGGCGGCACGCTGGCCGCGGAGGACACTCCAGGGGGCGGGATGACCATGGTCCTCACCCTCCGGGCCGCTCCGGGCGGCCCGCCGGTCCGGCCCGACCTCCCCGCGCAGGCGACGACATGA
- a CDS encoding GNAT family N-acetyltransferase: protein MTPTPSPTSRAHTTDVRVAHTSDVDTATLKAARALLYDVFDDMTSEDWEHSLGGLHALVHEGGELIGHASVVQRRLLHDGRALRCGYVEGVGVRADRRGQGHGTAMMGALERVIRNAYDLGALGASEEATAFYAARGWQLWRGRSWAFTPDGIRRTPDEDGWLYVLPASAPLDLDADLTCDWREGDVW, encoded by the coding sequence ATGACGCCCACGCCCTCCCCGACATCCAGAGCCCACACGACTGACGTACGCGTCGCCCACACCTCCGACGTGGACACCGCCACCCTCAAGGCGGCCCGCGCCCTCCTCTACGACGTCTTCGACGACATGACGTCCGAGGACTGGGAGCACTCACTCGGCGGACTGCACGCCCTGGTCCACGAAGGCGGCGAACTGATCGGGCACGCGTCCGTCGTGCAGCGCCGACTGCTGCACGACGGACGCGCGCTCCGTTGCGGCTACGTGGAGGGGGTCGGCGTGCGCGCGGACCGACGCGGCCAGGGCCATGGCACGGCCATGATGGGCGCCCTGGAACGGGTGATCCGCAACGCCTACGACCTCGGCGCCCTCGGCGCTTCCGAAGAGGCCACCGCCTTCTACGCCGCACGCGGCTGGCAGCTGTGGCGGGGCCGCTCCTGGGCCTTCACCCCGGACGGCATCCGACGCACCCCGGACGAGGACGGATGGCTCTACGTCCTGCCGGCGTCCGCCCCTCTCGACCTCGACGCCGACCTCACCTGCGACTGGCGCGAGGGCGACGTCTGGTAA
- a CDS encoding alginate lyase family protein, with translation MRGKLTLAVGTLLGTLTAGLLLGAPTSAAPATFTHPGVLLGTRQLDFIRSKVNSGAQPWKSAYDAMMASPYASLSRTPKPRATVECGPYSHPNHGCTDEREDALAAYTLSLAWYVTRDTRYADKAIQVMDAWSGTLKDHTNSNAPLQSGWAASTWPRAAEIIRYTYKGWPKGRIDRFATMLRTVYLPKVVNGSHNNGNWELTMMEAAVGISVFTEDKSSYDKAMATYRARVPAYIYLKSDGALPKTTPGSGLDTRAKIIKYWQGQSTFVDGLTQETCRDFTHTGYGLSAISHIAETGRLQGRDLYSEVADRLRQALDFQATYELGGTPPSWLCGGSVKRGLGPVTEVGYNALHNRMGRAMPATQKLTEKQRPAGSDSLFVAWETLTNADNPN, from the coding sequence ATGCGCGGAAAGCTCACCCTCGCCGTCGGAACCCTCCTCGGCACCCTGACGGCGGGCCTGCTCCTGGGCGCCCCGACCTCCGCGGCCCCCGCCACCTTCACCCACCCCGGTGTCCTCCTCGGCACCCGCCAGCTCGACTTCATCCGCAGCAAGGTCAACTCGGGCGCCCAGCCCTGGAAGAGCGCCTACGACGCCATGATGGCGAGCCCCTACGCCTCGCTCTCCCGTACACCCAAACCCCGCGCCACGGTCGAATGCGGCCCCTACTCCCACCCCAACCACGGCTGCACCGACGAACGCGAGGACGCCCTCGCCGCCTACACCCTCTCCCTGGCCTGGTACGTCACCCGCGACACCAGGTATGCCGACAAAGCGATCCAGGTCATGGACGCCTGGTCGGGCACCCTCAAGGACCACACCAACAGCAACGCACCGCTGCAGTCCGGCTGGGCCGCCTCCACCTGGCCGCGCGCCGCCGAAATCATCCGTTACACCTACAAGGGCTGGCCCAAGGGGCGCATCGACCGCTTCGCCACCATGCTGCGCACCGTGTACCTCCCCAAGGTCGTCAACGGCTCCCACAACAACGGCAACTGGGAACTGACGATGATGGAGGCGGCCGTCGGGATATCCGTCTTCACCGAGGACAAGAGCTCCTACGACAAGGCCATGGCCACCTACCGCGCCCGGGTCCCCGCGTACATCTATCTGAAGTCCGACGGCGCCCTGCCCAAGACGACACCGGGCAGCGGCCTCGACACCCGCGCCAAGATCATCAAGTACTGGCAGGGCCAGTCCACCTTCGTCGACGGCCTCACCCAGGAGACCTGCCGCGATTTCACCCACACCGGATACGGCCTGTCGGCCATCTCGCACATCGCCGAGACCGGCCGCCTCCAGGGCCGGGACCTCTACTCGGAGGTCGCCGACCGGCTGCGCCAGGCCCTCGACTTCCAGGCCACATACGAGCTGGGTGGCACTCCGCCGTCCTGGTTGTGCGGCGGCAGCGTCAAGCGCGGCCTGGGTCCAGTCACCGAAGTGGGTTACAACGCGCTGCACAACCGCATGGGTCGCGCGATGCCCGCCACACAGAAACTGACGGAGAAGCAGCGGCCGGCCGGCTCCGACAGTCTCTTTGTCGCCTGGGAGACATTGACGAACGCGGACAACCCCAACTGA
- the kdpC gene encoding potassium-transporting ATPase subunit KdpC yields MNNSVRNTARLLTAGLRALLVLTVVCGVIYPLVVTGVAQAAFPGKANGSELTSHGKVVGSSLLGQRYDKGKDKDGNPIPDLHWFQPRPSAGLGSNRTAKPPVNPQYDLQVSGASNLSASNTDLLKSVKDAKQWVATTYGVPESQVPADAVTSSGSGLDPDISPEYAQIQARRVAKENNLPADKVEQLVKDHIQGRPLGFMGEPRVNVLELNVALRDLVQKQG; encoded by the coding sequence GTGAACAACTCCGTACGCAACACCGCCCGGTTGCTGACAGCGGGGCTGCGCGCCCTGCTCGTCCTCACCGTGGTATGCGGGGTGATCTACCCCCTGGTGGTCACCGGAGTGGCCCAGGCGGCCTTCCCCGGCAAGGCCAACGGATCCGAACTGACCTCGCACGGCAAGGTCGTCGGCTCCTCCCTGCTCGGCCAGCGCTACGACAAGGGGAAGGACAAGGACGGCAACCCGATCCCCGACCTGCACTGGTTCCAGCCCCGCCCGTCGGCCGGACTGGGCAGCAACCGGACGGCGAAGCCCCCGGTCAACCCCCAGTACGACCTCCAGGTGTCCGGCGCCTCCAACCTGAGCGCCTCCAACACCGACCTGCTCAAGTCGGTGAAGGACGCCAAGCAGTGGGTCGCCACCACGTACGGCGTACCGGAGTCGCAGGTTCCGGCGGACGCGGTGACGTCCTCCGGCTCCGGCCTGGACCCGGACATCTCGCCGGAGTACGCGCAGATCCAGGCCCGCCGCGTCGCCAAGGAGAACAACCTCCCCGCGGACAAGGTGGAGCAGCTGGTCAAGGACCACATCCAGGGCCGCCCGCTGGGTTTCATGGGCGAGCCCCGGGTGAACGTGCTGGAGCTGAACGTGGCACTGCGCGACCTGGTGCAGAAGCAGGGCTGA
- the kdpB gene encoding potassium-transporting ATPase subunit KdpB, with protein MSTATPTRAPQQDVHSGQQPGDGRVGGGLFDPKQLVKSLPDAIRKLDPRVMIKSPVMFVVEVGSVLTTIFAFKTPSEWFGWAIAGWLWLTVVFANLAEAVAEGRGKAQADTLRKAKTDTVARRLNGTDEEQVPGTELRIGDLVVCEAGDIIPGDGDVVEGVASVDESAITGESAPVIRESGGDRCAVTGGTKVLSDRVVIKITTKPGETFIDRMINLVEGAARQKTPNEIALNILLASLTIVFLLAVVTLQPFAIYAGAEQSMIVLLALLVCLIPTTIGALLSAIGIAGMDRLVQRNVLAMSGRAVEAAGDVSTLLLDKTGTITYGNRQASEFVPVQGVTEAEVAEAAQLSSLADETPEGRSIVVLAMDKYELPERHQEDLTGAEWVPFTAQTRMSGVDVEGKKVRKGATGSVIAWVLDRGGDVAEDAQRLTEEISQAGGTPLLVALEDERGPRVLGVIHLKDVVKEGMRERFDELRKMGIKTVMITGDNPLTAKAIAEEAGVDDFLAEATPEDKMALIKREQAGGKLVAMTGDGTNDAPALAQADVGVAMNTGTSAAKEAGNMVDLDSNPTKLIEIVEIGKQLLITRGALTTFSIANDVAKYFAIIPAMFAVAYPGLDTLNIMRLHSSQSAILSAIIFNALIIIALVPLALRGVQYRPVSADKMLRRNLAVYGLGGLIAPFIGIKLIDMLITLIPGIG; from the coding sequence ATGTCCACCGCCACTCCGACCCGTGCCCCGCAACAGGACGTCCACAGCGGGCAGCAGCCCGGCGACGGCCGCGTGGGCGGCGGTCTCTTCGACCCCAAGCAGCTCGTCAAGTCCCTGCCCGACGCGATACGCAAGCTCGACCCGCGGGTGATGATCAAGTCCCCCGTGATGTTCGTGGTCGAGGTCGGATCCGTCCTCACCACGATCTTCGCCTTCAAGACCCCCTCGGAATGGTTCGGCTGGGCGATCGCCGGCTGGCTGTGGCTGACCGTCGTCTTCGCCAACCTCGCCGAAGCGGTCGCCGAGGGGCGCGGCAAGGCGCAGGCCGACACCCTGCGCAAGGCCAAGACCGACACCGTGGCGCGCCGGCTCAACGGCACGGACGAGGAACAGGTCCCCGGCACCGAACTGCGCATCGGCGACCTGGTCGTCTGCGAGGCCGGCGACATCATCCCCGGTGACGGTGACGTCGTCGAAGGCGTCGCCTCCGTCGACGAGTCCGCCATCACCGGCGAATCCGCCCCGGTCATCCGCGAGTCGGGCGGTGACCGCTGTGCGGTCACCGGCGGCACCAAGGTCCTCTCCGACCGCGTCGTCATCAAGATCACGACGAAGCCCGGTGAGACCTTCATCGACCGGATGATCAACCTCGTCGAGGGTGCCGCACGGCAGAAGACGCCCAACGAGATCGCGCTGAACATCCTTCTCGCGTCGCTCACCATCGTCTTCCTGCTGGCGGTCGTCACCCTCCAGCCGTTCGCCATCTACGCCGGCGCCGAGCAGTCCATGATCGTGCTGCTCGCCCTGCTGGTCTGCCTGATCCCGACCACGATCGGCGCACTGCTGTCGGCCATCGGCATCGCAGGTATGGACCGCCTCGTCCAGCGCAACGTCCTGGCCATGTCAGGACGTGCCGTCGAAGCGGCAGGCGATGTATCGACATTGCTGCTCGACAAGACCGGCACCATCACCTACGGCAACCGCCAGGCATCCGAGTTCGTCCCCGTACAGGGCGTCACCGAAGCCGAGGTCGCCGAGGCCGCCCAACTGTCCTCCCTGGCCGACGAGACCCCTGAGGGCCGTTCCATCGTCGTCCTCGCCATGGACAAGTACGAGCTGCCCGAGCGCCACCAGGAAGACCTGACCGGCGCCGAATGGGTGCCGTTCACCGCCCAGACCCGGATGTCGGGTGTGGACGTCGAAGGCAAGAAGGTCCGCAAGGGCGCCACCGGTTCGGTCATCGCCTGGGTCCTCGATCGCGGCGGCGACGTCGCCGAGGACGCCCAGCGGCTGACCGAGGAGATCTCCCAGGCCGGCGGCACCCCGCTGCTGGTCGCCCTGGAGGACGAGCGCGGTCCCCGCGTCCTCGGCGTCATCCACCTCAAGGACGTCGTCAAGGAGGGCATGCGCGAACGCTTCGACGAGCTGCGCAAGATGGGCATCAAGACCGTCATGATCACGGGTGACAACCCGCTGACGGCCAAGGCCATCGCCGAAGAGGCCGGCGTCGACGACTTCCTCGCCGAGGCCACGCCCGAGGACAAGATGGCGCTCATCAAGCGCGAGCAGGCCGGCGGCAAGCTCGTCGCCATGACCGGCGACGGCACGAACGACGCGCCCGCGCTGGCCCAGGCGGACGTCGGCGTCGCCATGAACACCGGTACCTCGGCCGCCAAGGAGGCCGGGAACATGGTGGACCTGGACTCCAACCCGACGAAGCTCATCGAGATCGTCGAGATCGGCAAGCAGCTCCTCATCACCCGGGGTGCGCTGACGACCTTCTCGATCGCCAACGACGTCGCGAAGTACTTCGCGATCATCCCGGCGATGTTCGCGGTGGCCTACCCGGGCCTGGACACCCTCAACATCATGCGGCTGCACAGCTCCCAGTCCGCGATCCTGTCCGCGATCATCTTCAACGCGCTGATCATCATCGCGCTGGTGCCGCTGGCCCTCAGGGGCGTGCAGTACCGGCCGGTCAGCGCCGACAAGATGCTCCGGCGGAACCTCGCGGTCTACGGACTCGGCGGCCTCATCGCGCCGTTCATCGGCATCAAACTCATCGACATGCTCATCACTCTCATCCCCGGAATCGGGTGA
- the kdpA gene encoding potassium-transporting ATPase subunit KdpA: MSPVLAGVLQLIALIAALALAYRPLGDYMAAVYSSPKHLRIEKFIYRCIGANADAEMRWPAYLRGILAFSLAGVLFLYVIQRLQGHLPFSLGFASISPDQAFNTAASFVTNTNWQSYSGEQSMGHVVQTAGLAVQNFVSAATGMAVAVALVRGFARSRTGELGNFWADLVRSTIRILVPIAVIAAIVLVACGAIQNFSGIHGVGQFFGGSQQTNGGAVASQEAIKELGTNGGGYFNANSAHPFENPNAFTNLFEIFLILVIPFALTRTFGKLVGNVKQGYAILAAMVTIWLGFTVLMMWSEFAHGGSALQAAGAAMEGKETRFGVGSSAIFSVATTLTSTGAVDSFHSSFTAFGGGIQLLSMMLGEIAPGGVGSGIYGMLVMAVIAVFIAGLMVGRTPEYLGKKISTREIKLAACYILITPALVLLFTAVSMVLPDALGSMLNTKAQGAAPHGFSEILYAYTSGANNNGSAFAGLNANTPWYNITIGLSMLLGRFLPMVFVLALAGSLAEQKPIPETAGTLRTEKPLFSGLLVGTILIITGLTYFPALALGPLAEGLS; the protein is encoded by the coding sequence ATGAGCCCCGTTCTCGCAGGCGTGCTCCAGCTCATAGCGCTCATCGCGGCGCTCGCCCTGGCGTACCGCCCCCTCGGCGACTACATGGCCGCCGTCTACTCCTCGCCCAAGCACCTGCGGATAGAGAAGTTCATCTACCGCTGTATCGGCGCCAACGCCGACGCCGAGATGCGCTGGCCCGCCTACCTGCGCGGCATCCTGGCGTTCTCGCTGGCCGGGGTCCTCTTCCTCTACGTGATCCAGCGACTCCAGGGGCACCTGCCGTTCTCGCTGGGCTTCGCCTCGATCAGCCCGGACCAGGCGTTCAACACCGCCGCGTCGTTCGTCACCAACACGAACTGGCAGTCCTACAGCGGCGAGCAGTCCATGGGCCACGTCGTCCAGACCGCCGGCCTCGCGGTGCAGAACTTCGTCTCCGCCGCCACCGGTATGGCCGTCGCCGTCGCGCTGGTCCGCGGTTTCGCCCGCTCCCGCACCGGCGAACTCGGCAACTTCTGGGCGGACCTGGTGCGCAGCACCATCCGCATCCTCGTCCCGATCGCCGTGATCGCCGCCATCGTCCTGGTCGCCTGCGGCGCCATCCAGAACTTCTCCGGCATCCACGGTGTCGGCCAGTTCTTCGGCGGCTCCCAGCAGACCAACGGCGGCGCGGTGGCTTCCCAAGAGGCCATCAAGGAACTGGGCACCAACGGAGGCGGCTACTTCAACGCCAACTCCGCCCACCCCTTCGAGAACCCCAACGCCTTCACCAACCTCTTCGAGATCTTCCTGATCCTCGTCATCCCGTTCGCGCTGACCCGCACCTTCGGCAAGCTCGTCGGAAACGTGAAGCAGGGGTACGCGATCCTCGCCGCGATGGTCACCATCTGGCTCGGCTTCACCGTGCTGATGATGTGGAGCGAGTTCGCCCACGGCGGCTCGGCCCTTCAGGCCGCGGGCGCCGCCATGGAAGGCAAGGAGACCCGCTTCGGCGTCGGCAGCTCCGCGATCTTCTCCGTGGCCACCACGCTCACGTCAACCGGAGCCGTCGACTCCTTCCACTCCTCCTTCACCGCATTCGGTGGCGGCATCCAGTTGCTCAGCATGATGCTCGGTGAGATCGCACCCGGTGGTGTGGGCTCCGGCATCTACGGCATGCTGGTCATGGCGGTCATCGCCGTGTTCATCGCCGGCCTGATGGTGGGCCGCACGCCGGAATATCTGGGCAAGAAGATCAGCACCCGCGAGATCAAGCTCGCCGCCTGCTACATCCTCATCACGCCCGCTCTGGTGCTCCTCTTCACCGCCGTCTCGATGGTGCTGCCGGACGCGCTCGGGTCGATGCTCAACACCAAGGCGCAGGGCGCCGCGCCGCACGGCTTCTCCGAGATCCTCTACGCGTACACCTCCGGTGCCAACAACAACGGCTCCGCGTTCGCCGGACTCAACGCCAACACCCCCTGGTACAACATCACGATCGGTCTGTCGATGCTGCTCGGCCGCTTCCTCCCGATGGTGTTCGTGCTCGCACTCGCCGGCTCGCTCGCCGAGCAGAAGCCGATTCCGGAGACCGCGGGCACCCTCCGTACCGAGAAGCCGCTCTTCTCCGGGCTGCTCGTCGGCACGATCCTGATCATCACCGGTCTGACCTACTTCCCGGCGCTGGCCCTCGGGCCGCTGGCGGAGGGCCTGTCATGA
- the kdpF gene encoding K(+)-transporting ATPase subunit F produces MTIENIVGLIVAVALLGYLVLALVFPERF; encoded by the coding sequence GTGACCATCGAAAACATCGTCGGCCTGATCGTTGCCGTCGCCCTCCTCGGTTACCTCGTCCTCGCCCTCGTCTTCCCGGAGAGGTTCTGA
- a CDS encoding DUF3710 domain-containing protein has product MFGRRKKNEAPVEPAGDAALADEAVADGDDATAQRLNLPPAPRPDGPWDASEVKEPGEGRVDLGGLYVPGVEGMELRVEVAGDAIVAATVVLQDSAVQLQAFAAPRNEGIWGEVREEIAAGITQQGGVIDEVEGPLGWELRAQVPVQLPDGTNGVQVVRFVGIDGPRWFLRGVISGQGAVQPQAAGVLEHIFRDTVVIRGEAPMAPRDPIVLKLPDDAQMVPDGVQQDAAEGSRFGGGVERLERGPEITEIR; this is encoded by the coding sequence GTGTTCGGACGTCGCAAGAAGAACGAGGCTCCTGTAGAGCCGGCCGGGGACGCGGCGCTCGCCGACGAGGCGGTGGCCGACGGGGACGACGCGACGGCGCAGCGGCTCAATCTTCCGCCCGCTCCGCGGCCCGACGGTCCCTGGGACGCGTCGGAGGTCAAGGAGCCCGGCGAGGGCCGGGTGGACCTCGGCGGGCTGTACGTGCCGGGCGTCGAGGGCATGGAGCTGCGGGTCGAGGTCGCCGGTGACGCGATCGTCGCCGCGACGGTCGTCCTCCAGGACAGCGCCGTGCAGCTGCAGGCGTTCGCCGCCCCCAGGAACGAGGGCATCTGGGGCGAGGTGCGCGAGGAGATCGCCGCCGGCATCACCCAGCAGGGCGGGGTCATCGACGAGGTCGAGGGTCCGCTGGGCTGGGAGCTGCGCGCCCAGGTTCCGGTGCAGCTGCCGGACGGGACGAACGGGGTGCAGGTCGTGCGCTTCGTGGGCATCGACGGCCCCCGCTGGTTCCTGCGCGGAGTGATCTCCGGCCAGGGCGCGGTGCAGCCGCAGGCCGCGGGCGTGCTGGAGCACATCTTCCGGGACACCGTCGTCATCCGCGGCGAGGCCCCGATGGCGCCCCGCGACCCGATCGTCCTCAAGCTGCCCGACGACGCCCAGATGGTGCCGGACGGCGTGCAGCAGGACGCGGCCGAGGGGTCGCGCTTCGGCGGTGGCGTGGAGCGCCTGGAGCGCGGACCGGAGATCACCGAGATCCGCTGA
- the dut gene encoding dUTP diphosphatase, protein MSQLRNPVDVLLRRLDPEVPVPAYGHPGDAGVDLVTTEAAELAPGERTVLPTGVSIALPDGYAAFVHPRSGLAARCGLALVNAPGTVDAGYRGEIKVIVVNLDPRESVRFERFDRIAQLVVQQVEKVRFHEVAELPGSARAEGGFGSTGGHAAVGGSTGGNEYASVGGDREGQ, encoded by the coding sequence GTGAGTCAGCTACGGAATCCGGTGGATGTGCTGCTGCGACGGCTGGACCCGGAGGTGCCGGTTCCGGCGTACGGGCATCCCGGCGATGCCGGCGTGGACCTGGTGACCACCGAGGCCGCCGAACTGGCGCCGGGAGAGCGCACCGTGCTCCCCACCGGGGTGTCGATCGCGCTGCCCGACGGCTACGCGGCGTTCGTGCACCCGCGGTCGGGTCTGGCGGCCCGCTGCGGATTGGCGCTGGTGAATGCCCCCGGGACGGTGGATGCCGGGTACCGTGGAGAGATCAAGGTGATCGTGGTCAATCTGGACCCCCGCGAGAGCGTGCGGTTCGAGAGATTCGACCGGATCGCCCAATTGGTCGTCCAGCAGGTCGAGAAGGTGCGCTTCCACGAGGTGGCGGAACTTCCCGGCTCGGCGCGGGCCGAGGGGGGATTCGGGTCCACCGGCGGTCATGCGGCGGTGGGCGGCTCCACGGGCGGGAATGAATACGCATCGGTCGGTGGCGACCGGGAAGGACAGTGA
- a CDS encoding PaaI family thioesterase, with protein MSGTDQTRTRLTPPQDAAAPVRHPDAPPPGELLGAHYDRCFGCGTGQPHGLHLEARAGEGVSVRAEFTVKEAHQGAPGLAHGGVLATALDETLGSLNWLLRVIAVTGRLETDFVAPVPLGTVLHLEARVTAVHGRKIYSTAVGRIGGPDGPVAVRAEAVFIEVKVDHFIDNGRAEEIQAAMADPDQVKRARAFEVNP; from the coding sequence GTGAGTGGAACTGACCAAACCAGGACGCGGCTGACGCCACCCCAGGACGCCGCCGCTCCGGTCCGGCACCCCGACGCGCCGCCGCCCGGAGAGCTGCTCGGCGCGCACTACGACCGGTGCTTCGGCTGCGGTACGGGCCAGCCGCACGGGCTGCACCTGGAGGCGCGGGCCGGCGAGGGCGTGAGCGTACGGGCGGAGTTCACCGTCAAGGAGGCCCACCAGGGTGCGCCGGGCCTGGCGCACGGTGGGGTCCTGGCCACGGCGCTGGACGAGACGCTCGGGTCGTTGAACTGGCTGCTGCGGGTGATCGCGGTGACCGGCCGGCTGGAGACCGACTTCGTGGCGCCCGTGCCCCTGGGCACGGTGCTGCACCTGGAGGCGCGGGTCACCGCGGTGCACGGCCGGAAGATCTACTCGACGGCGGTGGGCCGGATAGGCGGCCCGGACGGCCCGGTGGCGGTGCGCGCCGAGGCCGTCTTCATCGAGGTGAAGGTCGACCACTTCATCGACAACGGAAGGGCCGAGGAGATCCAGGCGGCGATGGCCGACCCGGACCAGGTCAAGCGAGCGCGTGCCTTCGAGGTGAACCCGTGA